The genome window ACCAGCACGTGAACATGTTCAAGAGCCCTTTCTTGAACCGCGTTCTCGAGCTCGGCTTCGCGCTGCAGACCGGCGTGACAACGAATGCCTGGCTGCTGCACCACGTACTGGGACACCACCTGAACTACCTCGAACCTCTCAAAGACGAGTCTGGCTGGATGAATCCGGACGGCACCTCGATGGGCATGTGGGAGTACACCTGGAAGAACACCCTGGCAGCCTATCCTCGCGTGTGGCAGGTGGGCGGAAAGCACCCCCAGCACCGGCGCGTGTTCTTCTGGGGCTTCGTCACCACCGCACTGGTGCTGATGGCGCTCATCGAGCGCCACCCCTACAACGCGATCTTTGTCTACGTGATTCCGATGTTCGTCTCGCTGGCGGGAACCATCTGGGTGACGTGGTTCCACCACGCCAACCTCCCCACCGACAACGCGATGGTCGCGAGCACGAACACCCTCGACCCGCTGTACAACTTCTTCACCGGAAACCTGGGCTACCACACCGCCCACCACTACCGCCAGGCCCTGCACTGGTCGAAGCTCCCCCAGCTGCACGCCGAGCTCGAAGGGCGCATCCCTGCGAGCACCTACCTCGAGGCGGGGTTCCCCATCAACTGGATGCGAAAGGTGCTCGGGCCGCACAAGCGCTGAGGCCTGCCGCGCGCGAAGTGGCCACAGCGGCACGCGGTGCCCCACGCCCCACTGCGACACGTTGCGACCTCCGAGATAGATGCTCGTGCGCTCAGCGAACCTCGACCTGCGTGCCTACGGGGATGATCTTGTGAAGCTCCCACGCGTCGTGGGGGAAC of Pseudomonadota bacterium contains these proteins:
- a CDS encoding fatty acid desaturase, with protein sequence MLTAERESAQRPRQRDGSLLRYPEDRIPVVIFFTFFAADLMVWAFSKTWWFPVLWCVAGFIPKGWVCSWNHNHQHVNMFKSPFLNRVLELGFALQTGVTTNAWLLHHVLGHHLNYLEPLKDESGWMNPDGTSMGMWEYTWKNTLAAYPRVWQVGGKHPQHRRVFFWGFVTTALVLMALIERHPYNAIFVYVIPMFVSLAGTIWVTWFHHANLPTDNAMVASTNTLDPLYNFFTGNLGYHTAHHYRQALHWSKLPQLHAELEGRIPASTYLEAGFPINWMRKVLGPHKR